The Chryseobacterium aureum genome contains a region encoding:
- the fsa gene encoding fructose-6-phosphate aldolase, with protein MKFFIDTANLAMIEEANALGVLDGVTTNPSLMAKEGISGKQNIHQHYLEICTLVDGDVSAEVLGTAFEEMIKEGEELAALHPRIVVKVPVTKEGIKAIRYFAEKGIKTNCTLVFSAGQALLAAKAGATYVSPFLGRLDDVSTDGLHLISEIREIYDNYNFHTQILAASVRHSMHILNCAKIGADVVTCPLAPILSLLKHPLTDSGLDQFIRDSQKMK; from the coding sequence ATGAAATTTTTTATTGATACCGCCAATCTGGCGATGATAGAAGAAGCCAATGCGCTTGGCGTTCTGGATGGGGTTACCACGAATCCTTCACTGATGGCGAAAGAAGGAATCTCGGGAAAACAAAATATACACCAGCACTACCTTGAGATCTGTACTCTTGTAGATGGGGATGTAAGTGCCGAAGTTTTGGGAACTGCGTTTGAAGAAATGATTAAAGAAGGAGAGGAGCTCGCCGCATTACATCCAAGGATTGTTGTGAAAGTTCCTGTCACTAAAGAAGGAATCAAAGCCATCCGTTACTTTGCTGAAAAAGGAATCAAGACCAATTGCACGCTGGTTTTCTCAGCCGGTCAGGCTCTTTTGGCGGCCAAAGCAGGAGCCACTTATGTTTCCCCCTTTCTGGGAAGACTGGACGATGTTTCTACAGATGGTCTTCATCTGATCTCTGAAATCAGGGAGATTTACGATAATTATAATTTTCATACACAGATACTCGCAGCTTCTGTCCGCCATAGCATGCATATCCTCAACTGTGCAAAAATTGGTGCAGATGTGGTTACCTGCCCGCTGGCTCCTATCCTTTCTCTTCTGAAACATCCGCTTACAGATTCAGGATTAGACCAGTTTATCAGAGATTCACAGAAAATGAAATAA
- the galK gene encoding galactokinase — MDIHEHLLRPAIEKFKAEFGAEPERLFLSPGRINIIGEHVDYSDGFVLPAAIDRYICFAVRKTPETNVCTIVAKDLGETYTFDITTQVKPVQQMWMNYMLGVLSQLQKPENQFCGLEIVLSSTIPMGAGLSSSAALECGFAYLLNELFDLQIPKKEIAVIGQKSEHAFAGVQCGIMDQFASVFGKENKVIMLDCHSLDYQYFDADLRGYSLLLFDSCVKHSHLTSGYNERRKDVEHGKKILWKNFPEIKKFRDFTLAMLDHVKEEMGAVSYKRCLYLLKEIRRVEMAARAISDGDAEHLGRLLTETHAGLSTEFEVSCNELDFLVENTLQQEGVLGARIMGGGFGGCSINLIRENKAEEIIKAISEKYLENFNIRMKVYQVKISDGIKEYTNEYII; from the coding sequence ATGGATATTCATGAACACTTACTCAGGCCAGCCATAGAAAAGTTTAAAGCAGAATTCGGGGCAGAGCCGGAACGCTTATTTCTTTCTCCGGGAAGAATTAATATTATCGGTGAGCATGTGGATTACAGCGATGGCTTTGTGCTGCCTGCTGCAATAGATAGATACATCTGTTTTGCTGTCCGTAAAACTCCTGAGACAAATGTATGTACAATTGTCGCCAAAGATCTTGGGGAAACATACACCTTTGATATTACCACGCAAGTGAAACCGGTACAGCAGATGTGGATGAATTACATGCTGGGTGTTTTAAGCCAGCTGCAGAAACCGGAAAATCAGTTTTGCGGACTGGAAATTGTACTTAGCAGTACCATCCCCATGGGTGCGGGACTTTCTTCTTCAGCTGCTCTTGAGTGCGGTTTTGCCTATCTCCTTAATGAGCTTTTTGATCTTCAGATCCCCAAAAAAGAGATTGCAGTGATAGGGCAAAAATCAGAACATGCTTTTGCGGGAGTTCAGTGTGGAATTATGGATCAGTTTGCCTCCGTTTTCGGAAAGGAAAACAAGGTGATCATGCTCGACTGCCATTCTCTGGATTATCAGTATTTTGATGCTGATCTTAGAGGATACAGCTTGCTCCTTTTTGACAGCTGTGTAAAGCACAGCCACCTTACATCTGGTTATAATGAAAGGCGTAAAGATGTTGAACACGGTAAAAAAATCTTATGGAAAAATTTTCCGGAAATCAAGAAATTCAGAGATTTTACGCTGGCGATGCTTGATCATGTAAAAGAAGAAATGGGTGCTGTTTCATACAAAAGATGCCTTTATCTTCTTAAAGAAATTCGCAGAGTGGAAATGGCTGCCCGTGCTATTTCTGACGGAGATGCTGAACATCTGGGAAGACTTCTCACGGAAACCCATGCAGGCCTTTCAACAGAATTTGAGGTCAGCTGTAATGAGCTTGATTTTTTGGTTGAAAACACATTGCAGCAGGAAGGAGTATTAGGTGCAAGAATCATGGGAGGTGGTTTCGGAGGCTGCAGCATTAATCTGATCCGGGAAAATAAAGCGGAAGAAATAATTAAAGCAATCAGTGAGAAATACCTGGAAAATTTCAATATCCGGATGAAAGTTTATCAGGTTAAAATTTCAGACGGGATAAAAGAATACACCAATGAATACATTATTTGA
- a CDS encoding UDP-glucose--hexose-1-phosphate uridylyltransferase, producing the protein MNTLFDPKKHPHRRYNPLLNEWILVSPQRADRPWQGQKEKVTEENRPVHDPDCYLCSGNTRANGTQNPLYTGTYVFNNDFGALLNTEIDFSGEHSGFFTLLPERGINRVVCFSEDHSLTLPEMSLEQIKNVVEVWQEQFNELGALEYINYVQIFENKGSIMGCSNPHPHGQIWAQSSTPTIVQKTQDQLKFYFEKHKRTLLEDYLEQEIKARERIVTENEYFTALVPFWASWPYEIMIVSRQKRENIAGFSEEEKESFAEIIRNVTTRYDNLFETSFPYSAGIHQSPTDGRPHPEWHFHMHFYPPLLRNAEIKKFMVGYEMLAEPQRDITPEQSAAILRNLPAIHYKKK; encoded by the coding sequence ATGAATACATTATTTGATCCTAAAAAACATCCCCACAGAAGATATAATCCTCTTTTAAATGAATGGATACTGGTTTCTCCACAGCGGGCAGACAGGCCATGGCAGGGACAGAAAGAAAAAGTTACAGAAGAAAACCGTCCTGTACACGATCCGGACTGTTATCTCTGTTCCGGAAATACACGTGCTAATGGCACACAAAACCCTTTGTATACAGGTACCTATGTTTTTAATAATGACTTTGGAGCATTGCTTAACACCGAAATTGATTTTTCTGGAGAACATTCCGGTTTTTTTACCCTTCTTCCGGAACGGGGCATCAACAGGGTAGTGTGTTTTTCTGAAGATCACAGTCTTACCCTGCCGGAAATGTCTCTTGAACAGATAAAAAATGTGGTAGAGGTGTGGCAGGAACAGTTTAATGAGCTGGGGGCACTGGAATATATTAATTATGTTCAGATTTTTGAAAATAAGGGTAGCATTATGGGCTGCAGCAATCCTCATCCCCATGGGCAGATATGGGCACAGTCTTCCACTCCGACAATAGTTCAGAAAACCCAGGATCAATTGAAATTCTATTTTGAAAAGCATAAAAGGACATTGCTGGAAGACTATTTAGAGCAGGAAATTAAAGCAAGGGAGCGTATAGTTACCGAAAACGAATATTTTACGGCACTGGTTCCTTTTTGGGCATCGTGGCCCTATGAAATCATGATTGTCAGCAGGCAGAAAAGAGAAAATATTGCAGGGTTTTCCGAAGAAGAAAAGGAATCTTTTGCTGAAATTATCAGGAATGTCACTACACGATATGACAATCTTTTTGAAACTTCATTTCCCTATTCCGCAGGAATCCACCAGTCGCCCACAGATGGCAGGCCACATCCGGAATGGCATTTTCATATGCATTTCTATCCTCCGCTGCTCAGAAATGCGGAAATAAAGAAATTTATGGTAGGCTATGAGATGCTGGCAGAACCTCAGCGGGACATTACCCCTGAACAGAGTGCAGCAATATTAAGAAACCTTCCCGCCATTCATTATAAGAAAAAATAA
- a CDS encoding HAD family hydrolase, with product MEQIKLIVTDMDGTFLNSSHEISPEFSDIYKELKKRNILFVPASGRQMPGITHYFGEIESEIGFIAENGGYVIYKDQELFADTLEYQYIVEIIQAVREIPGAKAVLSAKKMAYYETEDQQFVDFFSKYYTENMKKDDLTEKIDDTALKIAVYHPEGSEKYLYPALKKFEEFGLEVVVSGEFWLDIMNKDINKGNALKILQKSLGISPENTMAFGDYMNDIEMLKNAKYSYAMKNAHPNVKQVANFEACTNDSFGVLKTIKDYLHLN from the coding sequence ATGGAACAGATAAAATTAATTGTGACCGATATGGATGGAACCTTTCTTAATTCCAGCCATGAAATAAGCCCCGAATTTTCGGATATTTATAAAGAACTGAAAAAAAGAAATATTCTTTTTGTACCTGCAAGCGGCAGACAGATGCCGGGTATCACTCATTATTTCGGAGAAATAGAAAGTGAGATCGGTTTTATTGCTGAAAACGGAGGCTATGTTATCTACAAAGATCAGGAGCTTTTTGCCGATACGCTTGAATACCAGTATATTGTTGAAATCATCCAGGCTGTTCGTGAAATACCGGGAGCAAAAGCTGTATTGTCAGCCAAAAAAATGGCTTATTATGAAACCGAAGATCAGCAGTTTGTAGATTTTTTCTCCAAATACTATACGGAAAACATGAAAAAAGATGACCTTACTGAAAAAATTGATGATACCGCTTTAAAAATAGCTGTCTATCATCCGGAAGGCTCTGAAAAATATCTTTATCCTGCGCTTAAAAAATTTGAGGAATTCGGCCTTGAAGTAGTGGTTTCCGGTGAGTTCTGGCTGGATATCATGAATAAGGATATTAATAAAGGAAACGCTCTGAAAATCCTTCAGAAATCCTTGGGAATCTCTCCCGAAAATACCATGGCTTTCGGAGATTATATGAATGATATTGAAATGCTGAAGAATGCCAAATATTCCTACGCAATGAAAAATGCCCATCCGAATGTAAAGCAGGTAGCTAACTTTGAAGCCTGTACCAATGACAGTTTCGGAGTGCTGAAAACCATTAAGGATTACCTCCATCTGAATTAA
- a CDS encoding ArsR family transcriptional regulator — protein sequence MKKTTGRKPAKACYEHIGGKLGQLLLEQFVEKGWIAKDHPSDHHYYITDKGQEEFTKLGLDLSQIKEE from the coding sequence ATGAAAAAAACTACCGGAAGAAAGCCCGCCAAAGCCTGTTATGAGCATATTGGCGGTAAATTAGGACAGCTTCTTTTAGAGCAATTTGTTGAAAAAGGCTGGATTGCGAAGGACCATCCTTCAGACCACCATTATTATATTACAGATAAAGGACAGGAAGAATTTACAAAACTGGGCCTCGATCTCTCACAGATAAAGGAAGAATAA
- a CDS encoding sugar phosphate isomerase/epimerase family protein, whose protein sequence is MNIKLGASLLSWITPLWNAESGKYAIEKTSKAGFDLIEILLPNSMDFDAATVKKQLKDNHLEAVCSLNLPKDAHIAFYPEEAEKLIKKAIDQVNKLETNLLAGVLHSGIGVFSGKPLTANEKEIIAEVWCNVADYAQAKSIDIAIEPINRYESYVCNTAENVLELIRKTGKNNLFLHLDTFHMNIEENNFYDPIINSGKMLKHIHVTESHRGMLGEGTVNWNEFFSALKQINFEGNLVLENFSSSIPGMQEKVSLWQKSPYNAQELAEGSLAFLKKHFKN, encoded by the coding sequence ATGAATATAAAATTAGGGGCTTCCCTACTCTCCTGGATCACTCCTTTATGGAATGCGGAATCAGGAAAATATGCTATCGAAAAAACCTCAAAAGCAGGATTTGATCTTATCGAAATACTGCTGCCGAACTCAATGGATTTTGATGCTGCTACGGTAAAAAAACAGCTGAAAGACAACCACTTGGAAGCGGTATGCTCGCTGAATCTTCCTAAAGATGCCCATATAGCATTTTATCCTGAAGAAGCAGAAAAACTGATCAAAAAAGCAATTGATCAGGTTAATAAACTGGAAACCAACCTGCTGGCAGGAGTTTTACACAGCGGAATTGGTGTATTTTCCGGAAAACCGCTCACAGCAAACGAAAAAGAAATCATTGCTGAAGTATGGTGCAATGTGGCAGATTATGCTCAAGCCAAAAGCATAGACATTGCTATAGAGCCTATTAACCGTTATGAATCATACGTCTGTAATACCGCAGAAAATGTTCTTGAGCTTATTAGGAAAACGGGTAAAAACAATCTCTTCCTTCATCTTGATACCTTCCATATGAATATTGAAGAAAATAATTTTTATGACCCGATTATCAATTCCGGAAAAATGCTGAAGCACATTCATGTTACAGAATCTCACCGGGGTATGTTGGGAGAAGGCACTGTTAATTGGAATGAATTTTTCTCCGCCTTGAAGCAAATCAATTTTGAAGGGAATCTGGTTCTCGAAAACTTCAGCTCCTCCATTCCGGGAATGCAGGAAAAGGTTTCACTGTGGCAGAAATCGCCCTATAATGCTCAGGAACTTGCCGAAGGAAGCCTTGCATTTCTCAAGAAACATTTCAAAAATTAG
- a CDS encoding carbohydrate porin has translation MNTKLLVAWCILFVCISRGITAQITITNKKFSFGTTGRIGVGYSPNADGKTGRQLNLNNQGSLGGRMDQGDYVDFLPAFHFSPVVNGDSTKTTKIDMQARLSFYSGGTFLGNVDSKSNQGMIVALPEAFVEARNIMGSDWDVWAGSRWLRYDDIHIADYFYFDDHSATGWGLRHRNTRFSMFFPAAIDTAASNSTPYSYTNVISGSKNLIYRQREVFVLEQTLPFKSKKHKLKLMAEFHHVERSGENSIEQYPADRGWVFGAKLNTDIATKIPGSFNQLSVRYGTGIANGGDNGNTQTWRTYGAPDEISKTYNGAYSLTVVEHFLWNISDRWSINPYAVFTKSKGGSASTDKAPDYYNREIFNRKTEFNTGIRATYYCNNWFHILSEFHYATRKNGTQDAASMMKLVLAPTIVPTAERSVWARPHIRFIAEVSRYNDQAMNSLYSPFLQQSGAKRFGTYFGIRTEWWIF, from the coding sequence ATGAACACAAAGCTTTTAGTGGCCTGGTGCATTTTATTCGTATGCATCAGCAGGGGAATTACTGCCCAGATTACCATTACCAACAAAAAATTTTCTTTTGGTACCACCGGAAGAATCGGGGTTGGCTATTCTCCAAATGCCGATGGAAAAACCGGAAGACAGCTGAATCTTAATAACCAGGGATCGTTAGGGGGCAGGATGGACCAGGGAGATTATGTTGATTTTTTACCGGCATTTCATTTTTCTCCTGTAGTGAACGGTGACAGTACAAAAACGACAAAGATTGATATGCAGGCGAGGTTAAGCTTTTATTCAGGCGGGACTTTTTTGGGAAACGTAGATTCAAAATCTAATCAGGGGATGATTGTTGCCTTACCGGAAGCCTTTGTGGAAGCCCGAAACATTATGGGAAGCGACTGGGATGTCTGGGCCGGATCAAGATGGCTGAGATATGATGACATTCACATTGCAGATTACTTTTATTTCGATGACCACTCGGCAACCGGCTGGGGTCTGAGACACAGAAACACCCGTTTTTCTATGTTTTTCCCCGCAGCTATTGATACCGCTGCCAGCAATTCGACTCCCTATTCTTACACCAATGTGATCAGCGGATCAAAAAACCTGATCTACAGGCAGAGAGAAGTATTTGTTCTGGAGCAGACCCTCCCGTTTAAAAGTAAAAAGCATAAACTGAAACTGATGGCCGAATTTCATCACGTTGAAAGATCAGGAGAAAATTCCATAGAACAATATCCTGCAGACCGGGGATGGGTTTTCGGAGCCAAGCTGAACACCGATATTGCCACAAAAATTCCGGGCTCATTCAACCAGCTCTCCGTAAGATACGGAACCGGAATTGCCAATGGCGGAGATAACGGAAACACACAGACCTGGCGAACGTATGGAGCTCCTGATGAGATCTCAAAAACATACAATGGAGCCTATTCTCTTACAGTTGTTGAACATTTTCTCTGGAATATTTCAGATCGTTGGTCAATTAATCCCTATGCCGTTTTCACCAAAAGTAAAGGAGGATCAGCCAGTACTGATAAAGCTCCGGACTATTATAACCGTGAAATTTTCAACAGGAAAACAGAATTTAATACCGGAATCAGAGCTACTTATTATTGTAACAACTGGTTTCATATTCTTTCCGAGTTTCACTATGCAACCCGTAAAAACGGAACCCAGGATGCAGCATCAATGATGAAACTGGTTTTAGCTCCCACCATTGTTCCTACTGCGGAGCGAAGTGTCTGGGCAAGACCTCATATCCGGTTTATTGCAGAAGTGTCAAGATATAATGATCAGGCTATGAACAGTCTTTACTCACCATTTTTACAGCAGTCAGGTGCCAAAAGATTCGGAACCTATTTCGGAATACGGACAGAATGGTGGATTTTTTAA
- a CDS encoding sugar MFS transporter, protein MNTPKFTDKKYYIILSFVTSLFFFWAIALTMGDVLNKHFQNVLHISKSKSGLVQLSIFGAYALMGIPAGLFMKRFGYKLGVMLGLSLFALGSFLFIPAANTSSFNFFRLALFVLAMGMATLETVAHPFVAALGDERTSDQRVNFAQSFNGLGAIIGPLLGGYFIFGAPDSGSGSLDSVKNLYTWIGIVILIITIVFSFIKVPDLKDPHAEDIIISENEKGEDLSVSDPHAPLYKQRHFIFAVIAQFFNIAAQGGTWAYFINYGVEKMHLPEIQASYYFSLSMAMMMIGRFIGTFLMRFIAPNKLLAIFTACNIILCLIISQSFGWVSFISLILLNLFLSVMYPTIFSLGLKRLGSKVQQASSFLVMAMFGGAVFPPIMGTIAEKDIAHAYLLPILCYAVILLFALKYYKPKTFK, encoded by the coding sequence ATGAATACTCCAAAATTTACAGATAAGAAATACTATATCATCCTTTCTTTTGTAACCTCTTTATTCTTCTTCTGGGCTATTGCCCTTACCATGGGTGATGTATTGAACAAGCATTTCCAGAATGTGCTTCACATTTCGAAGTCGAAATCAGGACTTGTGCAGCTTTCTATTTTCGGAGCCTATGCACTGATGGGGATTCCGGCAGGACTTTTCATGAAAAGATTTGGTTATAAACTGGGGGTCATGTTGGGACTCTCGTTATTTGCACTGGGATCTTTCCTATTTATTCCGGCAGCCAATACTTCTTCATTTAACTTTTTCAGACTGGCACTTTTTGTACTGGCCATGGGAATGGCCACTCTTGAAACAGTAGCCCACCCTTTTGTAGCGGCTCTTGGGGACGAAAGAACGAGTGATCAGAGGGTTAATTTTGCCCAGTCTTTTAATGGTTTAGGCGCAATTATCGGACCTCTGCTAGGTGGATACTTTATTTTCGGAGCACCTGATTCCGGATCGGGATCTCTGGATTCAGTAAAGAATCTTTATACATGGATTGGTATTGTAATTTTAATAATCACGATTGTTTTCAGCTTTATCAAAGTACCGGATCTCAAAGATCCTCATGCAGAAGACATTATCATTTCAGAAAATGAAAAGGGAGAAGATTTATCCGTATCAGATCCTCACGCACCGCTTTATAAGCAGAGACATTTTATATTTGCAGTCATTGCCCAGTTCTTTAATATTGCTGCACAGGGGGGAACATGGGCTTATTTTATCAACTACGGGGTAGAAAAAATGCATCTTCCGGAGATACAGGCTTCCTATTATTTTTCTTTGAGTATGGCGATGATGATGATCGGAAGATTTATCGGAACTTTCCTGATGAGATTCATTGCTCCGAACAAACTGCTGGCTATCTTTACAGCATGTAATATCATTCTCTGTCTTATTATATCACAGAGTTTCGGGTGGGTATCATTTATCAGCCTTATTTTGCTCAACCTGTTTCTGAGTGTAATGTACCCTACCATATTCAGTCTCGGTCTTAAAAGATTGGGTTCAAAAGTGCAGCAGGCTTCATCATTCCTTGTTATGGCAATGTTTGGAGGAGCTGTATTCCCTCCTATCATGGGTACAATTGCAGAAAAAGATATCGCTCATGCATACCTCCTTCCTATTCTTTGCTATGCGGTTATTCTATTATTTGCATTAAAATATTACAAGCCCAAAACCTTTAAATAA
- a CDS encoding carbohydrate kinase family protein: protein MITNNLNDVVCFGEILWDIFPSGSRAGGAPFNVAYNLFKMGTNSKMLSRIGNDELGDRLLNQIKDWGISTDSIQVDTGKATGTVIADFDEHGEAVYDIVQDVAWDYIQLLPEHQELIQNSEAFVFGSLITRNEESRNTLLQLLEYSKFRVFDVNFRPPFIDFEFIKKLLHKADLVKMNKAELRTILEHLGEDYIDEDTGIHYLQNYFTLNEIVLTKGSKGARYFVGNTAYNFPAVHIEIEDTVGSGDSFLAGFLSKRIQGRSPEEIMKQATSLGAFITSKSGACPDYTYEDFKAFREINSCKTS from the coding sequence ATGATAACAAATAATTTAAACGATGTCGTGTGCTTTGGAGAAATTCTTTGGGACATCTTCCCTTCCGGATCCAGAGCTGGCGGTGCACCATTTAATGTTGCCTATAATCTTTTCAAAATGGGAACCAATAGTAAAATGCTGAGCCGAATTGGCAACGATGAATTGGGAGATCGTCTTCTCAACCAGATTAAAGATTGGGGGATTTCAACAGACTCCATACAGGTAGATACCGGAAAAGCGACAGGAACGGTGATTGCAGATTTTGATGAGCATGGAGAAGCTGTGTATGATATCGTACAGGATGTTGCCTGGGACTATATCCAGCTACTACCGGAACATCAGGAACTGATCCAGAATTCTGAAGCATTTGTTTTTGGAAGCCTGATTACACGAAATGAAGAATCCCGCAATACCCTGCTTCAACTGTTGGAATATTCAAAATTCAGGGTTTTTGATGTTAATTTCCGCCCGCCGTTTATTGATTTTGAATTTATAAAAAAATTACTTCACAAAGCTGACCTGGTAAAAATGAATAAGGCGGAACTGAGAACCATTCTTGAGCATCTCGGTGAAGATTATATTGATGAAGATACAGGCATCCACTATCTTCAGAATTATTTTACCCTGAATGAAATTGTTCTGACCAAAGGAAGTAAAGGTGCCAGATACTTTGTAGGGAATACAGCTTACAATTTCCCGGCAGTTCATATTGAGATTGAAGATACTGTGGGAAGCGGGGATTCTTTTCTTGCCGGCTTCCTGTCTAAAAGAATTCAGGGAAGATCCCCGGAAGAGATCATGAAGCAGGCAACGTCACTAGGAGCGTTTATCACTTCAAAGTCAGGGGCCTGTCCGGATTACACCTATGAGGACTTCAAAGCATTCAGAGAAATAAACAGCTGTAAAACTTCTTAA